From Nocardia sp. NBC_00416:
CGTCGCCGGGGCCCAGCGGCTCGTCCGCGCTCGCGGTGGCGAGGGCGCCGAACGCACGCTCCCGGGTGACACCGTTCTTCTCCAACACGGTCAGCAACTGCGGCTCACCCTGTTCCAGCAATCCGAGCAGCAGATGCTCGACCCGGATCTCCGGCGACCGCAGTTCGCGCGCCTGCTCGTGCGCCGCGGCGACCGCCATGCGGGCGTTCCTGGCAAATCTCTCGAACATCTATCGTCCCCTGTCTCTGCGCGTGTGCTTCTGATGGACCGCTTGTTTGCTGACCTCGAGCGCGTCGGCGATGGCCTGCCAGGACCAGCCCTGGTTTCGCGCATTGCTCACCTGGATCGCCTCCAGCCGTTCGAGGAGTCTGCGCAGCGCCAGCACCGCCCGTAGACCCACGGCGGGGTCCGGGCTGCCCGCGGCCGCGGCCAGCGTGGTTGCTTCTGTCATACGTCAATTTTTATTGACATTCCCGCTCGATGTCAATAAAAATTGACGAAAGGCGGACGCAATCGCGGCGCAAGAGTCGTGCAAGACGGACAGAGGACTGTAGGCGATATGACGAATCACGCATCAGCGGCCACGCTCGCCATCGAGGCGAACGATCTGGTCAAAGTCTTCGGCACCCAGCGTGCCGTCGACGGGGTGAGCCTGACCGTGCCGCAGGGGTCGGTGTACGGCGTGCTCGGACCGAACGGGGCCGGAAAGACCACCACCATCCGCATGCTGGCCACCCTGCTCCGGCCCGATTCGGGCAGCGCCCGCGTCTTCGGACGCGATGTGGTCGCGGAACCGGGCGCGGTGCGATCCCTCATCGGAGTCACGGGCCAGTACGCCTCGGTCGACGAGGATCTGACCGCCACCGAGAATCTGATGGTCTTCTCCCGCCTGCTCGGCCTGAGCCGGTCCGCGGCCAGACACCGCACCGCGGAACTACTCGAGGAGTTCGAACTCTCCGACGCCGCGGACAAGGCACTGAAGAACTTCTCCGGCGGTATGCGCCGCCGACTGGACCTGGCTGCCGGGCTCATCGCCACACCGCCCCTGCTGTTCCTCGACGAGCCGACCACCGGCCTCGATCCACGGACCCGGGCACAGATGTGGGAGACCATCCGCAAACTGGTGCGCAACGGCGCCACCGTGCTCCTCACCACTCAATATCTGGACGAGGCCGATCAGCTGGCCGACCGGATCGCGGTGATCGACCACGGCCGGGTGATCGCCGACGGCACCGCCGACGAACTCAAAGCGTCGGTAGGCGGTTCCTCGCTGCATCTGACCCTGGCCGACCGCTCCCAGCTCGAGGCGGCCCGCCGGGTCATCGGCGAGGTGCTGCGCACCGAGGCACAGACCACCCCGGAGGTCGGCCGGCTCACCGCCGCGCTGCCCGATCCGAACGGCACCACCGATCTCCTGATCCGGCTGCGCGAATGCGATATCGCGGTGGACGAGATCAGCGTGACCAAGCCCAGCCTCGACGAGGTCTTCCTCACGCTCACCGGCCGCCCGGCCGAATCCGATACCGATACCGATACCGAACGGACCGCAGCATGACGACAACCCTGGCGAAACCCGCACCCGTCGCGGTGCCGCGGGTACCCGAACCGACCGCCCGCATCGGCCTTCGGAAAACCTTCGACAACACCATGACCATGGCCTATCGCGGCCTGCTCAAGATCAAGCACAATCCCGAGCAGCTCTTCGATGTGGTGATCCAGCCGGTGATCTTCACCCTGATGTTCACCTACATCTTCGGCGGCGCCATCTCCGGTGACGTGAAGAGCTATCTGCCGGTCATCATTCCGGGCATCCTGGTGCAGACCGTCGTGATGACCTCGGTGGTCACCGGGGTGCAGCTCAAAGAGGATATGGAGAAGGGCGTCTTCGACCGCTTCAAATCCCTGCCCATAGCCCGTATCTCGGCACTGTCGGGCGCGCTCACCGCCGATATGGTCCGCTACGGCATCGCCTCGGTGCTCACCGTGGTGATGGGCCTGATCATGGGCTATCGACCGGAGGCGGCCGGGGTGCTGCTCGCGGTTGTGCTGGTCGTCGTCTGCTCGTTC
This genomic window contains:
- a CDS encoding helix-turn-helix domain-containing protein, which produces MTEATTLAAAAGSPDPAVGLRAVLALRRLLERLEAIQVSNARNQGWSWQAIADALEVSKQAVHQKHTRRDRGR
- a CDS encoding ATP-binding cassette domain-containing protein, with amino-acid sequence MTNHASAATLAIEANDLVKVFGTQRAVDGVSLTVPQGSVYGVLGPNGAGKTTTIRMLATLLRPDSGSARVFGRDVVAEPGAVRSLIGVTGQYASVDEDLTATENLMVFSRLLGLSRSAARHRTAELLEEFELSDAADKALKNFSGGMRRRLDLAAGLIATPPLLFLDEPTTGLDPRTRAQMWETIRKLVRNGATVLLTTQYLDEADQLADRIAVIDHGRVIADGTADELKASVGGSSLHLTLADRSQLEAARRVIGEVLRTEAQTTPEVGRLTAALPDPNGTTDLLIRLRECDIAVDEISVTKPSLDEVFLTLTGRPAESDTDTDTERTAA
- a CDS encoding ABC transporter permease, which codes for MTTTLAKPAPVAVPRVPEPTARIGLRKTFDNTMTMAYRGLLKIKHNPEQLFDVVIQPVIFTLMFTYIFGGAISGDVKSYLPVIIPGILVQTVVMTSVVTGVQLKEDMEKGVFDRFKSLPIARISALSGALTADMVRYGIASVLTVVMGLIMGYRPEAAGVLLAVVLVVVCSFATSWIWAFFGVIANKASAVQGYSMLVMFPLTFASPAFVPKETMPGWLQAFIDVNPVSHLVWACRDLMNTGHVGIHVLWSLVGAAAIIAVFAPLTVRAYMRRA